From one Rhizobium sp. BT04 genomic stretch:
- a CDS encoding TrbC/VirB2 family protein, translated as MISKASLRPLAASTLMAAAIVICLVEPAFAQAAGIETVLQNIVDMLTGNIARLLAVIAVIIICIAWMFGYMDLRRAGFWIIGIGGIFGATELVNTIVGN; from the coding sequence ATGATCTCCAAAGCCAGTCTTCGCCCCCTTGCCGCATCCACGCTCATGGCGGCCGCCATTGTCATCTGCTTGGTCGAGCCAGCTTTCGCCCAGGCCGCCGGCATCGAAACCGTGCTGCAGAACATCGTCGACATGCTGACAGGCAATATCGCCCGTCTGCTGGCGGTCATCGCCGTCATCATCATCTGCATCGCCTGGATGTTCGGCTACATGGATTTGAGGCGGGCCGGCTTCTGGATTATCGGGATCGGCGGCATCTTTGGCGCCACCGAACTGGTCAACACCATCGTCGGGAATTGA
- a CDS encoding transglycosylase SLT domain-containing protein — MGAAFVEIAQTCAPMVQVETLAGIVSLESRFQPFAIRINSAPPLAAQPASKAEAIEVATSLIADRQDIQIGLGGIGIEALQKLKLSVVDAFDPCMNLKATATLLDGYYRAALRAGDPAQAERVMLQSYYGRDDRSLGAMVKYDEQVRQEAKQLLPTLASLTIGERADQAGSGVPTQDEAPPALAKQSSQTAEAASWDVFSSGRRSTVLVFQND; from the coding sequence ATGGGTGCTGCATTCGTCGAAATCGCGCAAACCTGTGCGCCGATGGTTCAGGTCGAGACGCTGGCCGGCATTGTCAGCCTTGAGAGCCGGTTTCAGCCCTTCGCCATCCGCATCAACAGCGCCCCGCCACTCGCCGCTCAACCCGCATCGAAGGCCGAAGCGATCGAGGTTGCCACGTCTCTGATTGCCGATCGCCAGGATATTCAGATCGGCCTTGGCGGTATTGGCATCGAGGCGCTCCAAAAACTGAAGCTATCCGTCGTCGACGCCTTCGATCCCTGCATGAACCTCAAGGCCACGGCTACGCTTCTCGACGGATACTACCGCGCCGCATTACGCGCGGGGGATCCGGCTCAGGCCGAAAGGGTGATGCTCCAGTCCTATTATGGCCGCGATGATCGATCCCTCGGCGCCATGGTCAAATATGACGAGCAGGTACGCCAGGAAGCAAAGCAGTTATTGCCGACGCTTGCCTCGCTCACGATTGGCGAACGCGCTGACCAGGCCGGGTCTGGCGTGCCGACGCAAGATGAGGCGCCGCCGGCGCTTGCGAAACAATCCTCCCAAACCGCTGAGGCCGCATCCTGGGATGTTTTCAGCTCAGGGCGGCGATCCACGGTTCTCGTTTTCCAGAATGATTGA
- a CDS encoding ArdC family protein, which produces MNRQQSNQRSDIYRRITTKIIADLKQGVRPWTKPWTTGGWTAEVSRPLRHNGQPYTGINALLLWSEAIARGFASPRWMTFRQAIELGGAVRRGETGTTVVFASSFIRAETTETGAEIERDIPFLKTYTVFNTDQITGLDGLAHSIAPDQDWMSRIGAAGRFFANTGALIRHGGSAAYYAAARDYIQMPCFDAFRDDASYVAVLSHEMTHWTAAPRRLDRDLSRYAKDRSERAREELIAELGSCFLCADLGIVPELEPRPDHASYLDDWLKVLGSDKRAIFSAAAHAQRAVDYLHDLQPDLNEEEAA; this is translated from the coding sequence ATGAACAGGCAGCAATCCAATCAACGATCCGATATCTACCGCCGCATCACCACCAAGATCATCGCCGATCTCAAACAGGGCGTCCGTCCATGGACCAAGCCATGGACGACGGGAGGCTGGACAGCCGAGGTCAGCCGGCCACTGCGCCACAATGGCCAACCCTACACCGGCATCAATGCTCTGCTCCTCTGGTCTGAAGCCATCGCCCGCGGCTTTGCATCACCAAGGTGGATGACGTTTCGCCAGGCAATCGAGCTCGGCGGCGCCGTCCGCAGGGGCGAAACCGGCACGACCGTCGTCTTCGCCAGCTCTTTCATCCGCGCCGAGACGACGGAGACAGGCGCCGAAATCGAACGCGACATCCCCTTCCTCAAAACCTACACCGTGTTCAACACCGACCAGATCACCGGCCTTGATGGCCTTGCCCATTCCATCGCGCCTGACCAGGATTGGATGAGCCGCATCGGTGCTGCCGGCCGCTTCTTTGCCAATACCGGCGCCCTGATCCGCCATGGAGGATCGGCGGCCTATTATGCTGCTGCCCGTGACTACATCCAGATGCCGTGCTTCGACGCTTTCCGGGACGATGCATCCTATGTCGCCGTTCTCAGTCACGAGATGACGCACTGGACCGCTGCACCGCGAAGGCTCGATCGGGATCTCAGCCGCTATGCGAAAGACAGGAGCGAACGCGCCCGCGAAGAGCTCATTGCCGAACTCGGCAGCTGCTTTCTCTGCGCCGATCTTGGTATCGTCCCCGAGCTCGAACCACGCCCCGACCATGCAAGCTATCTCGATGACTGGCTCAAGGTTCTCGGCAGCGACAAGCGTGCCATCTTTTCAGCGGCAGCTCATGCCCAGCGCGCGGTCGACTATCTGCATGACTTGCAGCCGGACCTCAACGAGGAGGAGGCGGCGTGA
- a CDS encoding type IV secretion system protein VirB3 — MASIPILEDDTLFLACTRPAMIAGVTMEAMGVNIMLTTILYITAGSIAYALVRIVFHVLFRALVKHDHNMFRILIAWIETRGRSRNAAYWGGATLSPLALIRRYDERDLSFV, encoded by the coding sequence ATGGCGAGCATTCCGATCCTCGAAGACGACACGCTGTTTCTCGCCTGCACGCGCCCGGCAATGATCGCCGGCGTGACGATGGAGGCGATGGGCGTCAACATCATGCTGACGACCATCCTTTACATCACCGCGGGATCAATCGCCTACGCGCTGGTCAGGATCGTCTTCCATGTCCTGTTTCGCGCGCTCGTCAAACACGACCACAACATGTTTCGGATCCTGATTGCGTGGATTGAAACCCGCGGCCGCTCCCGCAATGCCGCCTATTGGGGCGGGGCCACGCTCTCGCCCCTGGCGCTCATCCGACGTTATGACGAAAGGGATCTCAGCTTTGTCTAA
- a CDS encoding bifunctional diguanylate cyclase/phosphodiesterase has protein sequence MKHVRQSERTSRPEQPVEVQMATDAQIDQGRGAFRNAVNASPPLATGTAPPFSEASVVRPSHGHDADVASLKQPFEKAFRANPRHPATNVDLPFNAEEMSSAVVLDAIPLPVFFKNRDGIHLGCNRAFESFSGRSKGDIIGKTVFDLVPAPIAETYAALDEALFANGGVQQYEAKATTENGGVVDLLLSKTAITDIAGNRIGLVGAMLDITERKRAEHDLKEALEFAEGIIAAIPDVLFEVNADGRYLQVWARNQEILAQRKEVLLGKLVRDVLPPDQADIAMLALEEADETGASYGRCVRIALPNGESRWFELSVARRPSSNHSTVTFLVLSRDITERKHAEGTTIEARARLLSVLQTIPDMVWLKDVTGKYLLCNHAFEELVGKAEAEIVGKTDYDLFTPELAQFFRDKDEEAMQAGRILINEERFTAHEDGRSTLLETRKVPVFTGGKLMGILGVARDITELDTSRKKIHQMAFYDSLTGLPNRTLFNERLREMIGDAASAGQRAGVMLIDMDHFKAINDTMGHPVGDELLRQVATRMKKGVRASDTVARLGGDEFAVLLPNVQDNDDLAQIASRMLAAFGERFMLSDREIFVSCSIGISVFPNDGDAPDDLVKYADSAMYLAKRSGRSNFRFYSKDLTIGAEKRLALESDLRLALKHEQLELHYQPKVLLDNGKVIGSEALLRWHHPKMGMIPPGEFIGVAEETGLIIDLGRWVLHEACCTAAVMNADGLPPHKIAINLSPKQFQCPRLSQTVADVLQETGCRAEWIEVEITESLLLHNCEGVSTTLSQLHASGISIAIDDFGTGYSSLSYLANFPIDTLKIDRSFINRSDKRSRELVKAILSIARCLGQNVVAEGVETVDQEKFLAESGCAVAQGFYYSKPIPKSELLAANAVPEFSRADSHLTPMPAEEGVALMRLPPASVGTRTA, from the coding sequence ATGAAACACGTACGTCAATCGGAACGCACATCCCGCCCCGAACAGCCTGTGGAAGTGCAGATGGCGACTGATGCTCAAATCGACCAGGGGCGTGGAGCCTTCCGCAACGCGGTCAATGCCAGCCCTCCGCTTGCCACGGGCACGGCCCCGCCATTTTCGGAAGCCTCCGTTGTCCGGCCATCGCACGGTCACGACGCAGATGTCGCAAGTCTGAAGCAACCGTTTGAGAAGGCTTTCCGGGCGAATCCCCGGCATCCTGCGACAAACGTCGACTTGCCATTCAACGCCGAAGAGATGTCCAGTGCCGTCGTACTCGACGCGATCCCGTTACCCGTCTTCTTCAAAAACAGAGATGGGATACACCTTGGTTGCAACAGGGCCTTCGAAAGCTTCTCCGGCCGCTCAAAGGGAGATATTATCGGAAAAACCGTTTTCGATTTGGTGCCCGCACCCATAGCCGAGACGTATGCCGCGTTGGACGAGGCGCTTTTTGCAAATGGCGGTGTTCAGCAATATGAAGCAAAGGCCACCACCGAGAATGGTGGTGTCGTTGATCTTTTACTCAGCAAGACCGCAATCACTGATATCGCTGGTAACAGGATCGGCTTGGTTGGCGCGATGTTGGACATCACAGAGCGAAAACGTGCGGAGCATGATCTCAAAGAGGCTCTTGAATTCGCAGAGGGAATTATTGCCGCCATTCCTGACGTTCTGTTCGAGGTAAATGCCGACGGTCGCTACCTGCAGGTCTGGGCAAGGAATCAGGAGATCCTGGCGCAGCGAAAAGAAGTGCTGCTCGGCAAGCTTGTCCGCGATGTGCTCCCTCCAGATCAGGCCGACATCGCTATGCTGGCTCTTGAAGAAGCCGATGAAACCGGCGCCTCCTACGGTCGTTGTGTCCGTATAGCCCTACCAAACGGCGAATCCCGTTGGTTTGAACTGTCGGTCGCAAGGCGACCAAGCAGCAATCACTCAACCGTCACTTTTCTGGTGTTATCTCGCGATATTACCGAACGAAAGCACGCCGAGGGCACGACTATTGAAGCTCGGGCTCGCCTCCTAAGTGTCCTGCAGACCATTCCGGATATGGTATGGCTGAAAGACGTAACAGGCAAATATCTGTTGTGCAATCATGCCTTCGAAGAATTGGTCGGCAAGGCAGAAGCGGAAATCGTCGGGAAAACGGATTATGACCTGTTTACTCCCGAACTCGCCCAGTTTTTTCGTGACAAGGATGAGGAGGCCATGCAAGCCGGCCGTATTCTCATCAATGAGGAACGGTTTACCGCTCACGAGGACGGTCGATCAACGCTTTTGGAGACTCGTAAGGTTCCGGTATTCACGGGGGGAAAGCTGATGGGGATCCTCGGCGTCGCCCGCGATATCACCGAACTGGACACGTCCCGTAAGAAAATCCATCAGATGGCATTCTACGATTCTCTGACCGGCCTGCCTAACCGGACACTTTTCAATGAACGGCTACGCGAGATGATCGGGGACGCGGCTTCGGCGGGCCAGCGAGCCGGGGTGATGCTGATCGACATGGACCATTTCAAAGCGATCAATGACACTATGGGACATCCCGTCGGTGACGAGTTGCTGCGGCAGGTGGCGACACGCATGAAAAAAGGCGTCCGTGCCAGCGACACCGTGGCGAGACTCGGTGGAGATGAATTTGCAGTCTTGCTGCCCAATGTTCAGGACAATGACGATTTGGCTCAAATTGCCAGCAGAATGCTTGCCGCATTCGGCGAACGCTTCATGCTTTCCGACAGGGAGATCTTTGTATCCTGCAGCATCGGGATATCGGTATTTCCAAATGACGGCGACGCTCCCGACGATTTGGTGAAATATGCGGATTCTGCGATGTATTTGGCGAAGCGCTCGGGGCGTAGCAACTTCCGCTTCTACTCAAAGGATCTCACGATTGGGGCTGAAAAGCGCCTAGCGCTAGAATCAGACCTACGCCTAGCTTTGAAACATGAGCAACTTGAACTCCATTATCAGCCAAAGGTCCTATTGGACAACGGAAAGGTGATCGGTTCAGAAGCACTGCTACGATGGCATCATCCGAAGATGGGAATGATCCCTCCGGGAGAATTCATAGGTGTCGCCGAGGAAACGGGATTGATCATCGATCTTGGACGATGGGTGCTGCATGAGGCGTGTTGCACGGCTGCCGTCATGAATGCAGATGGACTGCCCCCGCACAAGATTGCGATAAATTTGTCTCCTAAGCAGTTTCAATGCCCGCGTTTGTCGCAAACGGTGGCGGACGTATTGCAGGAAACCGGTTGTCGTGCGGAGTGGATCGAGGTTGAAATAACTGAGAGTCTCCTGCTCCATAACTGCGAGGGCGTTTCGACGACACTCTCTCAATTGCATGCGAGCGGAATTTCCATAGCGATCGATGATTTCGGCACCGGCTACTCATCTCTGAGCTATTTGGCTAACTTTCCCATTGATACCCTCAAAATTGACCGGTCATTCATCAATCGATCCGACAAGCGAAGTAGAGAACTGGTCAAGGCAATTCTCTCAATTGCGCGCTGCCTAGGGCAAAATGTAGTCGCTGAGGGCGTGGAGACGGTCGATCAAGAAAAATTCTTGGCTGAAAGCGGCTGCGCTGTGGCACAGGGGTTCTACTATAGCAAGCCCATCCCGAAGTCCGAACTTCTCGCTGCAAACGCAGTGCCCGAGTTCTCTCGCGCTGATTCCCATCTTACGCCGATGCCCGCAGAGGAAGGGGTGGCACTCATGCGCTTGCCTCCCGCATCTGTTGGGACCCGAACCGCGTGA